GCAAGCAGTCGCGCAGCTCAATGAAGCACGCGTGCAGTTGCAAGAGGCGGCGCAGTCCAGATAACGACGAAAAAACGGGCAAGCGATGCTTGCCCTCCTACAATACGAACGGGGCAAGCGATGCTTGCCCTAATACAAAAGAGGCGAGCCCGCTCTGGGCCCGCCTCTTCTTCATCCAGGTCCGGTCGGTGCCACACGCTATCCCGTGGCTGCGACCCGAACCGCATGCCGCAATTCGGTAAGATGATCGGCGTAGCGCTTGTACACCACCCCTGCCACCGAACCTGCGATGACCATCGAGACTAGGATCAAAGCCGGCCATCTCATCGCGGTCACCCTCCCTGGTGAAGCACCGGCGCGCAGTGCGCCGATAGCTTATTGACCGCCGTTCAGGCCCGTTTGTTACACCCTCGGGCCGATGATCTCCGTGCCGCCCATATATGACTGGAGCACCGCCGGCACCCGCACCGAACCGTCCGCCTGTTGATAGTTCTCGAGAACGGCGACCAGCGTCCGCCCGAGCGCCAGGCCCGATCCGTTCAGCGTATGGACGAACTCCGGGCGCGCTTTCGGCGCGGACCGATATCGTATGGCGGCTCGCCGCGCTTGGAAGTCGCCGCAGTTGCTGCACGATGAGATCTCGCGATAAGCATTCTGGCCGGGCAGCCAGACCTCCAGATCGAAGGTCTTTTGCGATGCAAATCCGGTATCGCCGGCGCACAGCAGTACGACCCGGTACGGCAGCTCGAGTGCTTGCAGCAAGCTCTCGGCCTGGCCGACGATCTGTTCGTGGAGCGAAGCGCTTTGATCGGGTGCGCACAACCCGACCATTTCAACCTTTTCGAACTGGTGTTGCCGGACCAAGCCGCGGGTGTCTTTGCCGGCAGCCCCTGCTTCAGAGCGAAAACACAGAGTGCAGGCGGTATAGCGGACGGGCAGATCGCCGCCATCGAGGATCTCTCCGCGATGCATGTTCACGAGTTGAACTTCAGACGTAGGCGATAGGAACAGCTCGCCGCCCTCCACGGCGAACATCGCATCGGCAAATTTCGACAGATGTCCGGTGGCCTGCACCGTTTCCCGGTTGACGAGTACGGGCGGCGAGATCTCAGTGAATCCCGCGGTCCGGTTTTGTTCGAGGAAGAAATTGGCAAGCGCGCGATTTAGACGCGCGCCATCGCCCGCGAGCACTGTGAACCGGCTGCGCGCCAGCGAAACACCGCGCTCGAAATCGAGAATGCGCAGACGCTCGCCGATGTCCCAATGGTGCTTCGGTTCGAAGTCAAAACGAGTGGGCTCTAGCACGCGCCGCACCACGACATTGGCGGATTCGTCGCGTCCGTCGGGCACGTCGTCGGCGAGCAGATTCGGGATACCGGTGAGCAGAAGATTCAGCTGTTCGTCGAGCTCGGCGGTACCGGTCTCCAGGGCCTTGATCGCGTCCCCAACCGAAGCCGATTCCGCCCGCAGTGCGGCGACCGCGTCGGTGCCGCCGGCTTTTGCTTTTGCGAATTCAGCCGACAGACGATTCCGATCGGCCTTGGCGCTGTCGAGCGCAGTGACGGCCGCGCGATAGCGCGCGTCGAGCGCGAGAAAATCGTCCACGATGCCGTCATCAAGCGAACGGCGTCGCAGGCCGAGACGGACACGTGCGGGATCATCGCGGATCAACCGGCGGTCGAGCATCCGCCTTGAATTACAGGGCCGCCGACGGTCGCCCTGTCGAGCGCGTCAGCGGCCGGCGATGGCTACGTCAGAATCCGGAGACGAACTTGACTTTGTTGTCGGCTTGGTTGCACATGCGCTGCAGCTCCTCCGGATGCGACGTCTTTTCGAGCGCGTCCTCGAACGAGACGAATCCGCTGTTGACGAATTCGGCGAGACACTTGTCGAGCGACTGCATGCCGACGGACTGGCCCGTTTGGATGGCGTTCATCATCTGCGCCGGCTTGTTCTCGCGGATCAAGTTGCGGACCGCGTGCGTGCCGAGCAGGATCTCCATCGCGCAGACGCGTCCGCTGCCGTCCGCTTTAGGAACGAGCGTTTGCGTGAAGATCGCTTCAAGAACACCGCAAAGCTGCAACCGGACCTGCTCTTGCTGTGCGGGGGAGAAGACGTCGACGATGCGGTTGATCGACTCAGGGGCCGACGTGGTGTGCAAAGTTCCGAACACGAGGTGGCCGGTCTCGGCCGCGGTCAACGCAAGCGAAATGGTCTCGAGATCGCGCATCTCGCCTACCAAGATCACGTCGGGATCTTGGCGCAACGCCGATCGCAGCGCATTGTTGAACGACAGCGTATCGCGGCCGACTTCGCGCTGGCTGATGACCGATTTTTCATTCGTGTAAAGGAATTCGATAGGATCTTCGATCGTGACGATCCGCAGCGCCTTGTTCCGGTTGATATAATTCACCATGGCGGCAAGCGTGGTGGATTTGCCGGAGCCGGTGGGTCCGGTGACGAGCACGAGTCCACGAGGCTTGTGCGTCATCAGCTCGACGACGGCCGGCAAGCCCATCTTTTCAAGCATGGGCGGATTACCGGGAATGGATCGCATGACGGCGCTGATCGAGTCGCGCTGGAAACAAGCGTTGATTCGAAAGCGCGAGACGCCGGGCAGCGAGTACGCGAAGTCGACTTCGCGGTGTTCTTCGAGCGTCGCTTGATCGGCGCGCTCCATAAGCGACGCGATCAGCTCTTGCGCGACCGAGGCCGTAAGCTTTTCCGGCACCACGGCCGACAGTTCGCCATGAAGCCGGATCATGGGAGCGCTGCCGACGACGAGGTGTAAATCGGACGCGCCGGCATCGACGGTCATGCGCAGCAAGTCATCCATCTTATGGGGAAACATCTGACCTCCAGAGAACGCGATGGTTCGGTCGTTTCTTCAATTATCGGTCGCCCAAGGGTGCGGTCGGAGGTCTTCAGTGTCGTCAAAACCTCGAATGTCTGCGAAATCCCGAACTGTGATAGGGCCCGTGAGCATCGCTGAGGCGCTCGCGGCTATGGCGCGACATCCGCTCCGGAAGGCGGAACCGGAGACGGTGCCGGTGAGCGCCGCAGAGGGCAGAATCCTGGCGGCCGATGCCAGGGCGGCGGAGAACGCCCCTCCGTTCACGCGATCGTGCGTCGACGGTTTCGCGGTCATCGCGCAAGAAGTCGCGGGTGCGACGGAGCAGTTGCCGGTTCGCCTTAGAGTCGCCGGCGACGTGGCAATGGGCGCTGCCGCGCCGGCAATTCTCGAGAGCGGCACGAGTCTTCGCGTACCGACCGGCGGCGCGCTGCCGCCGCAGGCCGACGGCGTCGTCATGATCGAGGATGCACAAGACGACGGCGGCTTCGTCGTGATCCGCGACGGTGAAGGGGTTCGCGATCACGTCACCCTCGAAGGCGCCGATGTCCGCGCGGGCGACTTGCTGTGCGAGCGCGGCACAACGCTCAGTCCGGCAGCCATCGGCATGCTTGCCGCAGCCGGCGTCGCAGAGATCAGCGCGTACCGCGCACCGCGGGTCGCCATTCTCGTGACCGGCGATGAATTGGTTCCGGCGGGTGTGCCGCTCGGACCCGGGCAGATCCGCGACAGCAATCGCGCCGCATTGTGCGCTGCGTTGGCCGCGATGGGTTTCGCGCCGCGTCTGTATCCGCGCGTTCCCGACGATCGCGCCGCGTTCGACGCGGCCTTCGCGTTGGCCCTCGCAGAAAACGATGCGGTGGTGATCTCCGGCGGATCGAGTGTTGGCGAACGCGATTACACACCCGATGTCATCGACGCGGCCGGCCCTCCCGGCGTGATCGTCCACGGCATTCGCGCGAAACCCGGGAGGC
Above is a window of Candidatus Eremiobacteraceae bacterium DNA encoding:
- the serS gene encoding serine--tRNA ligase, translated to MLDRRLIRDDPARVRLGLRRRSLDDGIVDDFLALDARYRAAVTALDSAKADRNRLSAEFAKAKAGGTDAVAALRAESASVGDAIKALETGTAELDEQLNLLLTGIPNLLADDVPDGRDESANVVVRRVLEPTRFDFEPKHHWDIGERLRILDFERGVSLARSRFTVLAGDGARLNRALANFFLEQNRTAGFTEISPPVLVNRETVQATGHLSKFADAMFAVEGGELFLSPTSEVQLVNMHRGEILDGGDLPVRYTACTLCFRSEAGAAGKDTRGLVRQHQFEKVEMVGLCAPDQSASLHEQIVGQAESLLQALELPYRVVLLCAGDTGFASQKTFDLEVWLPGQNAYREISSCSNCGDFQARRAAIRYRSAPKARPEFVHTLNGSGLALGRTLVAVLENYQQADGSVRVPAVLQSYMGGTEIIGPRV
- a CDS encoding type IV pilus twitching motility protein PilT, translated to MFPHKMDDLLRMTVDAGASDLHLVVGSAPMIRLHGELSAVVPEKLTASVAQELIASLMERADQATLEEHREVDFAYSLPGVSRFRINACFQRDSISAVMRSIPGNPPMLEKMGLPAVVELMTHKPRGLVLVTGPTGSGKSTTLAAMVNYINRNKALRIVTIEDPIEFLYTNEKSVISQREVGRDTLSFNNALRSALRQDPDVILVGEMRDLETISLALTAAETGHLVFGTLHTTSAPESINRIVDVFSPAQQEQVRLQLCGVLEAIFTQTLVPKADGSGRVCAMEILLGTHAVRNLIRENKPAQMMNAIQTGQSVGMQSLDKCLAEFVNSGFVSFEDALEKTSHPEELQRMCNQADNKVKFVSGF
- the glp gene encoding gephyrin-like molybdotransferase Glp, with protein sequence MSIAEALAAMARHPLRKAEPETVPVSAAEGRILAADARAAENAPPFTRSCVDGFAVIAQEVAGATEQLPVRLRVAGDVAMGAAAPAILESGTSLRVPTGGALPPQADGVVMIEDAQDDGGFVVIRDGEGVRDHVTLEGADVRAGDLLCERGTTLSPAAIGMLAAAGVAEISAYRAPRVAILVTGDELVPAGVPLGPGQIRDSNRAALCAALAAMGFAPRLYPRVPDDRAAFDAAFALALAENDAVVISGGSSVGERDYTPDVIDAAGPPGVIVHGIRAKPGRPAVLAAVGDKPVIGLPGNPVSALVVLEAIGKPILLRMFDITREPLTWRAELSEAIDVSTNLEHRIPVRLTSGPTGLRAQPLIGTSAHSHILGFADGLIVVPERVGHLAAGTQVDVVPFSATRR